The Terriglobales bacterium sequence TACGCCCGAGGCTCGGAAGGCGAATCAGGCCTTGGTTGATGTGCTTGGCAAAATCGCAGAACGCAGGAAAGCAACGCCTGCCCAGATCGCCCTCGCGTGGATTCTGGCCCAGAAATCCTGGATGGTTCCGATCCCGGGCACCACTAAGCTGGCGCGGCTGGAGGAGAACCTCGGGGCAGCTCACATCCAACTCACATCCGACGATCTCCGCGACATCGACGGCGCCTCGGCGAAGATCCCGGTGCAAGGAGCTCGATACCCCGAACAGCTGGAGCAAATGGCCGGTCGCTGAGCGGAATCTGTTCTCGCGGTGCACCTTTTTGGAAGGCGCAGGAGCAATCACCATGAATCAAGAACCTTCAGCAGCCCGTAAAATGCTCGGCGACTTTGCTCCCAAGCTCGTCGAGTTAACCGACGACGTGCTCTTTGGTGACGTGTGGGAGCGTCCGGAGCTTTCCAAGCGTGACCGCAGTCTGGCAACCGTGGCCGCGCTGATTGCTTTGAATCGGCCGGATCAGTTGCGGTTCCATCTGAATAGAGCGGTGGAAAATGGAGTCAAGAAAGAAGAGCTGATCGAGGCAATTACGCATCTGGCGTTTTATGCGGGCTGGCCGAGCGCGATGAGCGCCATCACGATCGCAAAAGAGGTATTCTCGCAGGCGTAGGGATCAAGACCAAGGCTCGCGATTAT is a genomic window containing:
- a CDS encoding carboxymuconolactone decarboxylase family protein, encoding MNQEPSAARKMLGDFAPKLVELTDDVLFGDVWERPELSKRDRSLATVAALIALNRPDQLRFHLNRAVENGVKKEELIEAITHLAFYAGWPSAMSAITIAKEVFSQA